Proteins from one Clostridium cellulovorans 743B genomic window:
- a CDS encoding GH39 family glycosyl hydrolase has translation MKYEIINYDEKLPIKIFVAKLNNYPPHWHDEIEIVKVLEGKIKVSISESVCFLEKGEMAIIKHKEIHQIQSLENESLLQIIQINYKFMETHFPHLSRISFENNLLNISKDINLNVASNLKQLINEMINYLSVRNQGYEFHVISAIYKVFGSIISNVPYTISTEDELEKNNITFNRMKKIIEYIEQNYMNEININTLAEILHLNKYYIAHFFKKHTGLSLGQYITNLRMNKATELLIKNEDSITNIILSCGFKNIKYFYKVFREVYKCSPLEYKNNRQERSNKKVHESEVYQGYIYYTNKFQQILGKNEFVPQDPERSNKYISSEKEIRNIYVDFNDVKGKHNKYASLCVGGGRAGEVLRKDYDNQLDIISKECGFKYLKVHGIFHDELGVCSINSEGKLIYNWQYIDKVYDNILEKGMKPFVELSFMPLALASGDKTCFWWKANVTPPKDYNHWYHLVNSFVKHLEERYGRGEIITWYFEVWNEPNHGGFFSGDMQEYFKLYDYTAKAVKDVYSGYRVGGPASAGNCWIDEIIEHCSSTGTPLDFITTHHYGINGFYDEYGECTIYLDNKDTVVNGAKGVKERVMKSSMPNLEIHYTEWSSSCNPRDPIHDSYIEAPYILHSIKNFQGVVDSMSYWSFTDIFEEGGPPPTPFHGGFGLINTQSLKKAAYFAYKFIHELGEYELNNEDVASWVCKNENEVQALFWDLTIDKQGDVDNRKYFNKDMPPADISPVALEIKGIPKGWYQLELYRIGYEINDVYTEYIKMGSPDNLSCQQVEELCNKNSGKPFLVQEVNIDSNGKFAYHVDMRENDVCFIKLKKI, from the coding sequence ATGAAATATGAAATAATAAATTATGATGAGAAGCTTCCTATAAAAATATTTGTGGCGAAATTAAATAATTATCCACCACACTGGCACGATGAAATAGAGATAGTCAAAGTACTGGAGGGGAAAATCAAAGTATCAATTTCTGAAAGTGTATGCTTTCTGGAAAAAGGTGAAATGGCAATTATAAAACATAAGGAAATACATCAAATTCAAAGTCTTGAGAACGAATCCTTACTTCAAATAATTCAAATTAATTACAAATTTATGGAAACTCATTTTCCACATTTGTCTCGGATAAGTTTCGAAAATAATTTATTAAATATTTCTAAAGATATAAATTTAAATGTGGCTTCGAATCTTAAACAGTTAATAAATGAAATGATAAACTATTTGTCAGTGAGAAATCAAGGCTATGAGTTTCATGTAATATCAGCAATCTACAAGGTTTTTGGAAGCATAATAAGTAATGTGCCATACACAATAAGTACTGAGGATGAATTAGAGAAAAATAATATAACATTTAATAGAATGAAGAAAATAATCGAATATATCGAGCAGAACTATATGAATGAAATTAATATTAATACTTTAGCTGAAATTCTCCATTTAAATAAATATTATATAGCACATTTTTTTAAGAAGCATACAGGATTGTCACTAGGCCAGTACATAACAAATCTGAGAATGAATAAAGCTACGGAATTGCTTATAAAGAACGAAGATTCTATAACTAACATCATATTATCCTGTGGCTTTAAAAATATAAAATACTTCTATAAAGTTTTTAGAGAGGTGTATAAATGCTCACCGCTAGAATACAAGAATAATAGACAAGAAAGAAGTAACAAGAAAGTCCATGAATCAGAAGTCTATCAAGGGTATATTTATTATACAAATAAATTTCAACAAATCTTGGGTAAGAATGAATTTGTACCTCAGGACCCGGAACGTTCCAACAAATATATCAGCAGCGAGAAAGAAATTAGAAACATATATGTTGATTTTAATGATGTAAAGGGAAAACATAATAAATATGCATCATTATGTGTAGGTGGGGGACGTGCAGGGGAAGTCCTTAGAAAGGATTATGATAATCAACTTGATATTATAAGTAAAGAGTGTGGCTTTAAATACCTCAAAGTACATGGCATTTTCCATGATGAATTAGGTGTTTGTAGCATAAATTCTGAGGGAAAGCTTATATATAACTGGCAGTATATCGATAAAGTATACGATAACATTTTAGAAAAAGGAATGAAGCCTTTTGTTGAACTAAGCTTTATGCCTTTGGCTTTAGCCAGTGGAGATAAAACATGCTTTTGGTGGAAAGCTAATGTTACACCTCCAAAGGATTATAATCATTGGTATCACTTGGTTAATAGCTTTGTAAAGCATCTTGAAGAACGATACGGAAGAGGTGAAATAATCACCTGGTATTTTGAAGTATGGAATGAACCTAATCATGGGGGGTTTTTTAGTGGAGATATGCAGGAATACTTTAAGCTATATGATTATACTGCTAAAGCTGTTAAGGATGTTTATAGTGGATATCGAGTAGGAGGTCCTGCTTCTGCGGGGAATTGTTGGATTGATGAGATTATAGAGCATTGCAGTAGCACTGGCACACCCCTTGATTTTATAACTACCCATCATTATGGTATAAACGGTTTTTATGATGAATATGGTGAATGTACTATTTATTTAGATAATAAGGATACAGTAGTAAATGGTGCAAAGGGTGTTAAGGAAAGGGTAATGAAATCTTCTATGCCAAACCTTGAGATACATTATACGGAATGGAGTTCCAGTTGTAACCCACGAGACCCTATTCACGATTCTTATATAGAAGCTCCATATATTTTGCATTCCATAAAAAACTTTCAAGGGGTGGTGGATTCAATGTCCTACTGGTCTTTTACGGATATTTTTGAAGAAGGTGGACCACCACCGACACCTTTTCATGGTGGCTTTGGACTTATAAATACTCAATCCTTAAAGAAAGCAGCATATTTTGCGTATAAATTTATCCATGAGCTTGGTGAATATGAACTGAATAATGAAGATGTGGCAAGCTGGGTTTGCAAAAATGAAAATGAAGTACAAGCCTTGTTCTGGGATTTGACTATAGATAAACAAGGTGATGTTGATAATCGCAAGTATTTTAACAAGGATATGCCCCCTGCTGATATAAGTCCAGTAGCATTGGAAATCAAAGGGATTCCAAAAGGGTGGTATCAACTGGAATTATACCGTATAGGTTACGAAATTAATGATGTTTATACTGAATATATCAAAATGGGATCACCAGATAATTTAAGCTGCCAACAGGTGGAAGAATTGTGTAATAAAAACTCTGGAAAGCCGTTTTTAGTTCAGGAAGTTAACATTGATAGTAACGGCAAATTTGCATACCACGTTGATATGCGTGAAAATGATGTTTGTTTCATTAAATTAAAAAAGATATGA
- the yicI gene encoding alpha-xylosidase, translating into MKVADGFWLSRKGYEANYASQPYEIEITENSIKVLATPYVVQHRGMTLGGPNLEITYSSTSENIIKVNTTHFSGGLDNSPEFELNEDTGYTPTINETDDYVELISGDTKVVIQKGNQWNVQYYYKNRHLTGGSWRATTYIKESQFAANARMAVQEDDQFFNYPQDPHTSYLREQLKTDIGECIYGFGEKFTPFVKNGQNVEIWNSDGGTCSDQSYKNIPFYISSKSYGVFVNSSDKVSFEVMSDTVSKVTFAVPGEELEYFVIGGENLEEVIKNYTTLTGKPALPPAYSFGLWLSTSFTTNYDEETVNSFIDGMAERDIPLQVFHFDCFWMKEYEWCNFEWDKKQFPDPPAMLKRLHDKGLEICVWINSYIGQRSKLFKIGKEKGYFIKNYDGSVFQTDFWQPGMAIVDFTNPEACEWYKGLLKELFEMGVNNIKTDFGERIPTKCVYHNGMDPIKMHNYYTYLYNKCVFEALEEYFGKDKACLFARSATVGGQKFPVHWGGDCYAEYSAMAETVRGGLSLCSSGFGFFSHDIGGFEATAPADVYKRWCAFGLMSTHSRLHGSTSYRVPWTFDEEACDVLRFYTKLKGKMMPYLWAQAIKTHEVGVPMMRSMVIAFSNDAACKYLDQQYMLGDNLLIAPVMNEEGIAEFYVPQGTWFDVVTKETYEGGRYYQRKCDYYQMPILARPNSIVTYGEFANNNVVYDYLQNAEVTIYSLEDGKTATAAIYDSEANKLTDITATRQGDVIKVTYGAVDKNFKVVVAGTDKSVEAAAGSTSVEISL; encoded by the coding sequence ATGAAAGTAGCAGACGGATTTTGGCTAAGTAGGAAAGGCTATGAAGCAAATTATGCTTCACAACCTTATGAAATTGAAATAACAGAGAACTCAATAAAGGTTTTAGCAACTCCTTATGTTGTACAACATCGTGGAATGACATTAGGTGGACCAAACCTTGAAATTACTTATTCATCAACTTCTGAAAATATTATTAAAGTAAACACTACACACTTTAGCGGTGGACTTGATAATTCTCCTGAATTTGAATTGAATGAAGATACTGGATACACACCAACTATTAATGAAACTGATGATTATGTTGAATTAATTTCTGGTGACACTAAGGTTGTAATTCAAAAGGGAAATCAATGGAACGTTCAATATTATTACAAGAACAGACATCTTACAGGAGGATCATGGCGTGCTACTACTTATATAAAAGAAAGCCAATTTGCTGCAAATGCAAGAATGGCAGTACAAGAAGATGATCAGTTCTTCAACTATCCACAAGATCCTCATACTTCATATTTAAGAGAGCAATTAAAGACAGATATTGGAGAATGTATCTACGGATTTGGTGAAAAATTCACTCCATTTGTTAAAAATGGTCAAAATGTTGAGATATGGAATAGTGATGGTGGTACTTGTTCAGATCAAAGTTATAAAAATATTCCATTCTACATTTCATCAAAGAGCTACGGTGTATTTGTAAACAGTTCAGATAAAGTATCTTTTGAAGTTATGTCAGATACAGTATCAAAGGTAACTTTTGCAGTGCCAGGCGAAGAATTAGAGTATTTTGTAATCGGTGGAGAAAACTTAGAAGAGGTTATAAAGAATTATACTACATTAACTGGTAAGCCAGCATTACCACCAGCATATTCTTTTGGTCTATGGTTATCAACTTCTTTTACAACTAATTATGATGAAGAAACAGTAAATTCCTTCATTGATGGAATGGCTGAGAGAGATATTCCACTACAAGTGTTCCACTTCGATTGTTTCTGGATGAAAGAATACGAATGGTGTAATTTTGAATGGGATAAAAAACAATTCCCAGATCCTCCTGCTATGCTTAAGAGACTTCATGACAAGGGCTTAGAAATCTGTGTATGGATAAATTCTTACATAGGCCAACGTTCAAAGTTGTTTAAAATAGGTAAGGAAAAAGGATACTTCATCAAGAATTATGATGGAAGTGTATTCCAAACTGATTTCTGGCAACCAGGTATGGCTATTGTTGACTTTACAAATCCAGAAGCTTGTGAATGGTACAAAGGCTTATTGAAGGAATTATTTGAAATGGGTGTTAACAATATTAAGACTGATTTCGGCGAAAGAATTCCAACAAAATGCGTATACCATAACGGCATGGACCCAATAAAGATGCACAATTACTATACTTATCTTTATAATAAATGTGTATTTGAAGCTTTAGAAGAATACTTTGGTAAAGATAAAGCTTGTCTATTTGCAAGAAGTGCAACAGTTGGCGGACAAAAATTCCCTGTACATTGGGGTGGAGACTGCTATGCAGAATATTCTGCAATGGCTGAAACTGTTCGTGGTGGACTTTCACTTTGCTCTTCAGGTTTTGGTTTCTTTAGCCATGACATCGGTGGTTTTGAAGCAACTGCACCTGCGGACGTATATAAGAGATGGTGCGCATTTGGCTTAATGTCAACTCATAGCCGTCTACATGGTTCAACATCTTATAGAGTGCCATGGACTTTTGATGAAGAAGCTTGTGATGTTCTTCGTTTCTATACAAAATTAAAAGGTAAAATGATGCCATACCTTTGGGCACAAGCAATCAAGACTCATGAAGTTGGAGTTCCTATGATGCGTTCAATGGTTATAGCATTCTCAAATGATGCAGCATGTAAATACCTTGATCAACAATATATGTTAGGAGACAATCTTCTAATAGCTCCAGTAATGAACGAAGAAGGAATAGCAGAATTCTATGTTCCACAAGGAACTTGGTTTGATGTTGTTACAAAGGAAACTTATGAAGGTGGCAGATACTATCAAAGAAAATGCGATTATTATCAAATGCCAATCCTTGCAAGACCAAATTCAATTGTAACTTATGGTGAATTTGCAAATAACAACGTTGTATATGATTACCTTCAAAATGCTGAAGTAACTATCTACAGCTTAGAAGATGGTAAAACTGCTACAGCTGCAATCTATGATAGTGAAGCAAATAAGCTTACTGATATTACAGCTACAAGACAGGGCGATGTAATTAAAGTAACTTATGGTGCAGTTGATAAGAACTTCAAAGTTGTTGTTGCAGGTACAGATAAGTCTGTTGAAGCAGCTGCTGGAAGCACAAGCGTAGAAATTAGCTTGTAA